A DNA window from Paraburkholderia sp. IMGN_8 contains the following coding sequences:
- a CDS encoding metal-dependent hydrolase — MIPVRRDLRFNLPQERACDWHVQGSHVTHFFNALSLLFPAGERFFMDSVRNYRDQIDDPVLKKQVLGFIGQEAMHTREHIEYNDLLQEAGLPAHKLDKRLWAILNFGRKVLPHSYQLAVTVCLEHYTAMLAGLLLEDATRISGSVEGYAQMWTWHALEETEHKSVSYDVWNAVLKRGLGRYLLRTGTMLASTLTFWLIVFDYHVRLIIADRKREGRIRGMWRVVKYLYGPRHGVFPRIAGEWLSFFRPGFHPWDHDNRAQLARIDGLLAAVDAANAATPSARKAARRGMQAAA; from the coding sequence ATGATTCCGGTTCGCCGCGACCTTCGCTTCAACTTACCGCAGGAACGTGCCTGCGATTGGCACGTGCAAGGCTCGCATGTGACACACTTCTTCAACGCGCTTTCGCTGCTATTTCCTGCCGGCGAGCGTTTCTTCATGGACAGCGTGCGCAACTACCGCGACCAGATTGACGACCCGGTGCTGAAGAAGCAGGTGCTCGGCTTCATCGGCCAGGAAGCGATGCATACGCGCGAGCACATCGAATACAACGATCTGCTGCAGGAGGCCGGCTTGCCCGCGCACAAGCTCGACAAGCGCCTGTGGGCGATTCTCAACTTCGGCCGCAAGGTCCTGCCGCATTCGTATCAACTTGCGGTGACGGTGTGCCTCGAGCACTACACAGCGATGCTCGCGGGCTTGCTGCTGGAAGACGCCACGCGCATCAGCGGTTCGGTTGAGGGCTATGCGCAGATGTGGACCTGGCATGCGCTCGAAGAAACCGAACACAAGTCGGTCTCGTACGACGTCTGGAACGCGGTGCTCAAGCGCGGCCTCGGCCGTTATCTGCTGCGCACCGGCACGATGCTCGCCAGCACGCTGACGTTCTGGCTGATCGTGTTCGATTACCACGTGCGCCTGATCATCGCCGATCGCAAGCGCGAGGGCCGTATTCGCGGCATGTGGCGCGTGGTGAAGTATCTGTACGGCCCGCGTCATGGCGTGTTTCCGCGCATCGCCGGTGAATGGCTGAGCTTTTTCCGGCCCGGCTTTCATCCGTGGGATCACGACAATCGCGCGCAACTCGCGCGTATCGACGGCCTCCTGGCCGCGGTCGACGCCGCCAATGCGGCGACGCCGAGCGCACGCAAGGCCGCACGGCGCGGCATGCAGGCGGCCGCGTGA
- a CDS encoding alpha/beta fold hydrolase, producing MIRDTLSVQAGDVRLAVYVSGPRDAPPIVLVHGYPDSAAVWEPVRAQLDTRFRVISYDVRGAGASDAPQSRAAYRLERLAADLAAVADATCGARPFHLVGHDWGSIQSWEAVTDPAFKGRIASYTSISGPCLDHAAIGLRGGDAHPEQPTPKRPFGSGLRQTLKSWYIFFFHLPWLPELVWYAGGAHAWPLWLRVTERVRPARDPEQMRNAINGLNLYRANFIDKLLRPRARHAHAPVQFIVPLRDRYVGPALSLGLEPWLGAYGRHEIDAGHWVVLREPERIAAAIERFVEQHRPGNSAGHGGPDSAVNARAAGV from the coding sequence GTGATTCGCGACACGCTGTCGGTCCAGGCCGGCGACGTGCGGCTCGCGGTCTACGTAAGCGGGCCGCGCGACGCGCCGCCGATCGTGCTGGTGCACGGCTATCCGGATTCGGCGGCGGTGTGGGAACCGGTGCGAGCGCAACTCGATACGCGCTTTCGCGTGATCAGCTATGACGTGCGCGGCGCGGGCGCGTCCGATGCGCCGCAGTCGCGCGCCGCTTACCGGCTCGAGCGGCTGGCCGCCGATCTCGCGGCCGTCGCCGATGCAACCTGCGGCGCGCGGCCGTTTCACCTGGTCGGTCACGACTGGGGTTCGATCCAAAGCTGGGAAGCGGTCACCGATCCGGCCTTCAAAGGCCGCATTGCGTCGTACACGTCGATCTCCGGGCCGTGCCTCGATCACGCGGCGATCGGCTTACGCGGCGGCGATGCGCATCCTGAACAGCCAACGCCAAAGCGCCCGTTCGGCAGCGGTTTGCGGCAGACGCTGAAATCCTGGTACATCTTCTTCTTTCACCTGCCGTGGCTGCCGGAACTGGTGTGGTACGCCGGCGGTGCACACGCGTGGCCACTATGGCTGCGTGTAACCGAACGCGTGCGCCCGGCGCGCGACCCGGAGCAGATGCGCAACGCGATCAACGGCCTGAACCTTTACCGCGCCAATTTCATCGACAAGCTGTTGCGCCCGCGTGCTCGCCATGCACATGCACCGGTGCAATTCATCGTGCCGCTGCGCGATCGATACGTCGGGCCAGCGCTCTCGCTCGGGCTTGAACCGTGGCTCGGCGCTTATGGCCGCCATGAGATCGATGCGGGCCATTGGGTCGTTTTGCGCGAACCCGAACGGATTGCCGCCGCCATCGAGCGCTTTGTCGAGCAGCACCGACCGGGCAACAGCGCGGGCCACGGCGGACCTGACAGCGCCGTCAACGCGCGCGCGGCAGGCGTGTGA